The proteins below are encoded in one region of Halogranum gelatinilyticum:
- a CDS encoding DsrE family protein, with amino-acid sequence MKAVFHLSSGDAEMHTRVVNNVANLLDDETVDLESVALVANSGGLGLLLDDSERRERVEELQERGVVFKQCANTLVGTDIDESNLVDGVELVSSGVGELTRLQDAGYAYIKP; translated from the coding sequence GAGATGCACACCCGCGTCGTCAACAACGTCGCGAACCTGCTCGACGACGAGACGGTCGATCTCGAATCCGTCGCGCTCGTCGCCAACAGCGGCGGACTCGGTCTCTTGCTCGACGACTCCGAACGGCGCGAGCGGGTCGAAGAACTACAGGAGCGAGGCGTCGTCTTCAAACAGTGCGCGAACACGCTCGTCGGCACGGACATCGACGAGTCGAACCTCGTCGACGGCGTGGAACTCGTCTCCTCGGGCGTGGGCGAGCTGACGCGACTCCAAGACGCTGGCTACGCGTACATCAAGCCCTGA